From the Lactuca sativa cultivar Salinas chromosome 9, Lsat_Salinas_v11, whole genome shotgun sequence genome, the window gtaaacaACTTTAGTTTTTGCTTAATTATTTGAAATATATTTAACATTTACTTTAAAcaatataaatatgtttatatCCAATTTATGTATCTTTGTAAGAACCAAATACTAAATCACAACCACTAAATCAAATTCATCCGATTGTGATTTGTCCTCGGTTACAAAATGATAGACCCCTACAAACCACGGCTGTTTGAACTTTGAATGAATGTTATCCAAAAATTGCAAATTGAATTTTTAGATTCTCATTCTCATTTCAACTTCAACTATCATAATAGTAAAACATAGAAATTAGTTAAACACATAGAAAACAACAAATGCTACAACAACCAAGTTCTCAAGTTCCTACAAAACTGAGCattggagtttttttttttttttttttttaagtaaaaCATGCCGAATCTTATTGCCTTCCTCTCAATTCTCAAAAGTAAAAAACATCAAACACCAACTGTTTGCTTCTGTGCAAAAGCCACACCTTTCTCTATACTCCCCTTAAGCTCCACCTTCAAAGCCTCCAAACCTTTCTCCTCATACTCCGTCAACCCTTCAAGATCCGACCCAATCACCGCCTCAACTCCCTGTTTCCCAAGCTTAACCCGCGAAGCAAAAAACGGAAGCTCCGTCAATTCCGACTCAACAAACGCACACTCATAAACATCGGAATCACCATCAAGCGCCCGGAGTGACGATTCCAAGAACCTCGCGGCGGCATACGCCATCGACAGTGTGGCGGACCCCGCCCCTGCCTTCGCCTCCACAACCTCCGTCCCGCCGTTTTGAATCCTAACCGTTAAATCCGCCGCTTCTTGCTCGGTAAACGTGACCGACGGTTTTGTCTTCGAAAGCAAGGGTAGAATCGTAATTCCGGCGTGTCCTCCGATCACCGGGACATCGACATCGATCAGTTTTAGGTTTTTCTTTTGAGAAACAAAAGTGTTGGCGCGAACAACATCAAGAGTGGTGACACCGAAGAGCTTTTTGGGATTGTACATGCCTTTCTGCTTCAAGACCTCGGCGGCGATCGGGACGGTTGAGTTAACCGGGTTACTGATGATGTGGATGAACGCGTCCGGGCAGTTATCGGCTACGGATTCTATTAAGGTTTTCACGATTCCGGCGTTGATGTTAAAAAGGTCATCGCGTGTCATTCCGGGCTTTCTCGGGACTCCGGCGGGAATGACAACGACATCGACGTCTTTTAGACAGGCGGCGAGTTCGGTGTT encodes:
- the LOC111921241 gene encoding malate dehydrogenase, chloroplastic, whose amino-acid sequence is MAATSASALSIGSTSHASKTTQLLQPKTFGVNFTSRNNLKSSSFLNKESTAALRYSLTQKPQNHHQPPPSALKIQASFKVAILGAAGGIGQPLALLVKMSPLVSDLHLYDIANVKGVAADLSHCNTPSRVRDFTGNTELAACLKDVDVVVIPAGVPRKPGMTRDDLFNINAGIVKTLIESVADNCPDAFIHIISNPVNSTVPIAAEVLKQKGMYNPKKLFGVTTLDVVRANTFVSQKKNLKLIDVDVPVIGGHAGITILPLLSKTKPSVTFTEQEAADLTVRIQNGGTEVVEAKAGAGSATLSMAYAAARFLESSLRALDGDSDVYECAFVESELTELPFFASRVKLGKQGVEAVIGSDLEGLTEYEEKGLEALKVELKGSIEKGVAFAQKQTVGV